The stretch of DNA ACCCTTGCGGATGCGGTTAAAGTTACCCTCGGCCCCAAAGGCAGGAATGTTATTCTTGATAAATCCTATGGCGCCCCCACTGTTACAAAAGACGGCGTTACCGTGGCCAAGGAGATCGAACTCGAGGACAAGTTTGAAAACATGGGCGCCCAGATGGTGAAGGAAGTTGCCAGCAAGACGAGTGATGTGGCCGGTGACGGCACTACCACAGCAACGCTTCTTGCCCAGGCTATTTATAGAGAAGGGGCAAAGAGTGTCGCCGCAGGAAGTAACCCCATGGATATTAAAAGGGGTATTGAGAAGGCCGTCGCAGTTGTTGTAAAGGAACTGGCAAAGTTAAGCAAGCCGACCAAAGACCAGAAAGAAATCGCCCAGGTTGGTACAATTTCCGCAAACAACGATGAAGCAATCGGTGCAATTATTGCCGAGGCAATGGGGAAGGTCGGTAAAGAAGGTGTCATTACTGTAGAAGAAGCAAAGGGACTGGAAACAGAACTTGAGATCGTAGAAGGTATGCAGTTTGACAGGGGTTACGTATCTCCCTATTTCGTGACGAATGCGGAAAAGATGGAAGTAAGCCTTGAGGATTGCTTTATTCTTATCAATGAAAAGAAAATCAGCGGCATGAAGGATCTCCTCCCCGTTCTGGAGCAGGTTGCAAAAATGGGAAGGCCACTCCTTATCATAGCTGAAGATATTGAAGGGGAGGCATTGGCTACCCTCGTTGTAAACAAGATTCGAGGTACCTTGAATGTTGCTGCCGTGAAAGCCCCCGGGTTCGGCGACAGAAGAAAAGCCATGCTGGAAGACATCGCCGTCCTGACCGGCGGGAAGATGATTTCCGAGGACATGGGTGCGAAACTGGAAAACACAAAAGTAGAAGACCTTGGCCGGGCAAAGAAAATCACGATTGATAAAGATAACACGACGATTATCGATGGTGCGGGAGAAAGAGCAGCTCTGGAA from Deltaproteobacteria bacterium encodes:
- the groL gene encoding chaperonin GroEL (60 kDa chaperone family; promotes refolding of misfolded polypeptides especially under stressful conditions; forms two stacked rings of heptamers to form a barrel-shaped 14mer; ends can be capped by GroES; misfolded proteins enter the barrel where they are refolded when GroES binds), with amino-acid sequence MGAKILQYDEEARKSILKGVNTLADAVKVTLGPKGRNVILDKSYGAPTVTKDGVTVAKEIELEDKFENMGAQMVKEVASKTSDVAGDGTTTATLLAQAIYREGAKSVAAGSNPMDIKRGIEKAVAVVVKELAKLSKPTKDQKEIAQVGTISANNDEAIGAIIAEAMGKVGKEGVITVEEAKGLETELEIVEGMQFDRGYVSPYFVTNAEKMEVSLEDCFILINEKKISGMKDLLPVLEQVAKMGRPLLIIAEDIEGEALATLVVNKIRGTLNVAAVKAPGFGDRRKAMLEDIAVLTGGKMISEDMGAKLENTKVEDLGRAKKITIDKDNTTIIDGAGERAALEGRVKQIRAQIEETTSDYDREKLQERLAKLVGGVAVIKVGAATETEMKEKKARVEDALNATRAAVEEGIVPGGGVAYIRTLPALEKLKLEGDQQVGVNIVKKALEEPLKMIVFNAGHEGSIAVEKVKGKKGAFGFNARTDEYEDLIEAGVIDPTKVTRFALQNAASVAALMLTTQCMIAEKPEEKSAGPAMPSGGGYPGMGM